In a genomic window of Aricia agestis chromosome 2, ilAriAges1.1, whole genome shotgun sequence:
- the LOC121736526 gene encoding uncharacterized protein LOC121736526 — translation MFSLGQDIIYAATNGNIKTSKHVTLGMALKSLSSSRKIVDLVNKYGHCCSYNVIEELETELTFTSTQQNKLCPEDIILADNLCTGVAFDNFDRFVDTLTGKDTLHDTVGIIYQNIPSDANFTAPTDASVQSDDTAAASTDETPRRRKRRRCFDAIVNDIVPYTKKPKIDSYFSTPSIGQISIKPEVFQTWRNLDLAWLFSHTLDIPDTPMWTGFNSLITEDTSALQKVSYLTPINASPTNNSVVHLTLKMAQQIAEECSSKYMQVTYDLAIARIAFGIQFQEAPKFDNVFIHLGGFHIMMSYFKVIGSFIEDCGITHILVDSEILANGSLKGFISGTNFNRCKRLHPLVSLAFQKLHFNTFVDREKIVIEKSIEDYLFQLQKQRLTTPTIEHEATLELLEKYDNFTEQTLRGKHGLTAQFYTVYIRLVSYYDMLNKSIRTGDLKMYVYILAKITNFFFAFNHQNYSRWLVYYVSKLCRIDETHPGLRFSLEQGSFGVRRTEKSFSRIPVDLTLEQTINGEAARKLIGIIHMTNSVAARQRWAINHSARARIISHVLKTAGLAKNQDITSELKSSRIRKSHQQVEKFTRTLQQYMNPFDNSLDADKLYNITTGEAAAQNITDFLLNVESRGETLRNNFITEVEERHARFNEPIKKNPVFTFSTVKKKKKVVLGGKVQELRLQRDLFGRLLALSLEKKISIEKVLCYPITPMPLSLCHMDGTINKTDKSALMRDLEKKIESTEPESTDVLIIDGFFLLHTLKDIPRTFGDISKKILHILCKHNVERIDLIFDRYFCPSIKDTEHGLRKNVKSTDFRISGPQQVRPSDFAKELKNIKFKDALVKFIINNWSEQDMAHIIANKIININHDMCYEYSVKDGFVIQTINEDLTCQEHEEADTKIVYHVCQMKQRGKVTIRCSDTDILIIMLGNMEFVESDVQISMDVGVGNSRRYIDVSRLYETLGSTLAKSLPAFHAMTGCDYNPALYHKGKKRPLTMLKNSKRYQEAFGDLGSYTSDSDKIFPVLEEFTCRLYNEKKINNVDLARLNIFSKTYKIKNDEASTTLNLQLSNYDACNLPPCKTELEKHLLRTKYIAQVWSNAHTKTPTELNPADCGWYEDEGRFQFSWFSGNQLPELSDVILDDKPSSTTEEDVEDLPSDVESDFEDDDSESDSD, via the coding sequence ATGTTTTCCCTCGGTCAGGACATTATTTATGCAGCTACGAACGGCAATATTAAAACCTCGAAACATGTCACTCTGGGAATGGCGTTAAAGAGTCTCTCGAGCAGCAGGAAAATTGTCGACCTTGTCAACAAATACGGTCACTGCTGTAGCTACAATGTCATCGAAGAGCTAGAGACTGAGCTGACATTCACATCAACGCAACAGAACAAATTATGTCCCGAAGACATAATTCTCGCCGATAATTTGTGTACTGGAGTCGCGTTCGATAACTTCGATCGGTTCGTCGATACTCTCACTGGTAAAGACACTCTCCACGACACTGTCGGGATAATTTACCAAAATATACCTAGTGACGCAAATTTTACCGCTCCAACCGACGCTTCTGTACAAAGTGATGATACTGCAGCCGCTTCTACAGATGAAACGCCGCGACGTCGAAAAAGAAGAAGATGTTTCGACGCTATCGTTAACGATATCGTGCCTTACACGAAAAAACCAAAAATCGATTCCTACTTCTCAACTCCCAGTATCGGTCAAATCTCAATCAAACCTGAAGTTTTTCAGACGTGGAGGAACCTTGATCTTGCTTGGCTTTTTTCACACACACTGGACATTCCCGATACCCCTATGTGGACTGGGTTTAATAGCCTCATAACTGAAGACACCTCTGCTTTGCAGAAAGTATCGTATTTGACGCCTATCAATGCATCTCCTACAAATAATTCCGTAGTACACCTCACTTTGAAAATGGCTCAACAAATAGCTGAAGAATGCAGTTCGAAATACATGCAAGTAACGTACGATTTAGCTATTGCAAGAATTGCATTCGGAATTCAGTTCCAGGAAGCGCCGAAATTCGACAACGTTTTCATACATCTCGGCGGATTTCATATAATGATGTCATACTTCAAAGTTATCGGCTCTTTCATTGAGGATTGCGGTATTACCCATATTCTGGTGGACAGTGAAATTTTGGCGAATGGTTCATTGAAGGGTTTCATTTCAGGTACAAATTTCAATCGATGCAAAAGACTACATCCCCTTGTATCGCTCGCGTTTCAAAAACTGCATTTCAATACCTTCGTCGACCGTGAAAAAATTGTCATCGAGAAATCAATTGAAGATTATTTGTTTCAATTACAAAAGCAACGTTTAACGACGCCTACAATAGAACACGAAGCAACTCTCGAATTGCTCGAGAAGTATGACAACTTTACCGAACAAACATTGCGAGGAAAGCATGGACTAACTGCTCAGTTTTACACCGTTTACATCCGATTAGTGTCCTATTATGACATGCTGAACAAGAGTATCAGAACCGGAGATCTGAAAATGTATGTTTACATTCTTGCAAAAATCACAAACTTTTTCTTCGCGTTCAATCACCAAAATTATTCTCGTTGGCTGGTATATTATGTCAGCAAGCTGTGCAGGATCGATGAAACCCATCCAGGACTGCGTTTCTCATTAGAACAAGGATCATTCGGAGTACGAAGAACGGAGAAATCTTTTTCCAGAATACCTGTTGACCTGACTTTGGAACAAACGATTAACGGCGAAGCAGCTCGGAAGCTAATCGGAATAATTCACATGACAAATTCGGTGGCTGCAAGGCAACGTTGGGCAATAAATCACAGTGCTCGAGCTCGAATAATATCACATGTGCTGAAAACCGCTGGACTCGCCAAGAATCAGGATATCACCTCGGAACTGAAGAGTTCTCGCATTCGAAAGAGTCACCAACAAGTTGAGAAATTCACAAGGACTTTACAACAATACATGAATCCTTTCGACAATTCGTTAGACGCTGATAAGTTGTACAACATCACAACTGGAGAAGCTGCTGCACAAAATATCACTGACTTTCTGCTCAACGTCGAATCTCGAGGAGAAACTTTGCGCAATAATTTCATAACCGAGGTAGAAGAGAGACATGCACGTTTTAACGAACCAATAAAAAAGAATCCAGTCTTCACATTCAGCACggtaaagaaaaagaaaaaagttgtACTCGGTGGCAAGGTTCAAGAATTGAGGCTACAAAGAGACTTATTTGGGCGGCTTTTAGCTTTGtccttagaaaaaaaaataagtatcgAAAAAGTGTTGTGTTACCCGATAACCCCAATGCCGCTATCACTTTGTCACATGGACGgtacaataaataaaaccgACAAATCAGCATTGATGCGAGaccttgaaaaaaaaatcgagagCACGGAGCCAGAGTCTACAGATGTTTTGATTATCGATGGGTTCTTTTTACTGCACACCTTAAAAGACATACCACGAACATTTGGAGATATCTCGAAAAAAATTTTGCACATTTTGTGCAAACATAATGTTGAGAGGATCGATCTGATATTCGACAGGTATTTCTGCCCGTCGATCAAGGACACGGAGCATGGATTGCGAAAAAACGTAAAATCGACCGATTTTCGAATCTCAGGACCGCAACAAGTTCGACCTTCCGATTTCGCTAAAGAATTGAAAAACATCAAATTCAAAGATGCTCTGGTCAAATTTATTATCAACAATTGGTCAGAACAAGACATGGCGCACATAATCGCAAACAAAATCATCAACATCAATCACGACATGTGTTATGAATATTCGGTGAAAGATGGTTTTGTTATCCAAACAATCAACGAAGATTTAACTTGCCAAGAACACGAAGAGGCAGATACGAAGATCGTTTACCATGTCTGCCAAATGAAACAACGGGGTAAAGTAACGATTCGATGTTCAGACACcgatatattaataataatgctCGGAAATATGGAATTTGTAGAAAGTGACGTCCAAATTTCTATGGATGTTGGTGTTGGCAATTCCCGGCGTTACATTGATGTTTCACGTTTATACGAGACATTGGGATCCACTCTGGCAAAATCTTTACCTGCTTTCCATGCAATGACCGGCTGCGATTATAATCCCGCGTTATATCACAAGGGTAAAAAAAGACCATTGACGATGCTGAAAAATTCGAAACGCTATCAAGAAGCTTTCGGTGATTTGGGCAGCTATACTTCTGATAGTGACAAGATATTCCCCGTTTTGGAAGAATTCACGTGCAGATTgtacaacgaaaaaaaaattaataacgtCGATTTAGCTCGACTCAACATTTTTTCGAAgacatataaaattaaaaacgacGAGGCTTCGACAACTCTGAATCTCCAGTTATCCAATTACGACGCCTGCAATCTGCCACCATGCAAAACGGAATTGGAGAAACATTTATtacgaacaaaatatattgcaCAAGTCTGGAGCAACGCTCATACCAAAACGCCAACCGAACTGAACCCTGCAGATTGCGGATGGTATGAAGACGAGGGACGATTTCAGTTTTCGTGGTTCTCTGGCAACCAACTACC